A section of the Methanococcus vannielii SB genome encodes:
- the cmr4 gene encoding type III-B CRISPR module RAMP protein Cmr4, whose product MDVKKELYIIEAITNMHVGSGDANFGIIDKTVQRDVLTGFPAIYSSSLKGSLRDYFVGLKSEKTGINDLIIDHIFGKEGNNENGSIQGKYKFFEAKLLGLPVRSNKRPYLIATCPQILNDFLESAKIFASELSNEISDLGTIDLLNGEIFVNGKIDDEIIEGHKVESSANLWENLEKLLGNDFVIFSNEKFMEICAELPVIARNKLDNGESKNLWYEEIIPRKTKFYFGVDLGSGEYNNKFTKNIDDKIVQIGGNATIGYGFAKLENLSKVLK is encoded by the coding sequence ATGGATGTTAAAAAAGAACTATACATAATAGAAGCAATTACAAACATGCACGTAGGCAGCGGGGATGCCAATTTTGGAATAATCGATAAAACAGTGCAAAGAGATGTTTTAACGGGTTTTCCAGCAATATATTCTTCAAGTTTAAAAGGTTCGTTAAGAGATTACTTTGTTGGTTTAAAATCTGAAAAAACTGGCATAAATGACCTTATAATCGATCATATTTTTGGAAAAGAAGGGAACAATGAAAACGGAAGTATTCAAGGAAAATATAAATTTTTCGAAGCAAAACTTCTTGGACTTCCTGTTAGAAGCAATAAAAGACCATATTTAATTGCAACGTGTCCACAAATTTTAAATGATTTTTTAGAATCTGCAAAAATTTTCGCATCTGAATTATCTAATGAAATAAGTGATTTAGGAACTATTGATTTATTGAACGGGGAAATTTTTGTTAATGGCAAAATTGATGACGAAATTATCGAAGGACATAAAGTTGAATCGAGTGCAAATTTATGGGAGAATTTAGAGAAACTTCTTGGGAATGATTTTGTAATATTTAGCAATGAAAAATTTATGGAAATATGTGCTGAACTTCCGGTAATTGCAAGAAACAAACTTGACAATGGCGAAAGTAAAAACCTATGGTACGAAGAGATAATTCCAAGAAAAACAAAATTTTATTTTGGCGTTGATCTCGGTAGTGGTGAGTACAACAATAAATTTACAAAAAATATCGATGATAAAATTGTTCAAATTGGCGGAAATGCAACAATTGGTTATGGATTTGCTAAATTAGAGAACTTAAGTAAAGTATTGAAATAA
- the cas2 gene encoding CRISPR-associated endonuclease Cas2 — MIYFLIYDISGNKARNRVINYSKNIGLYRIQKSVFSGNTSIENINVLKEKIRKTIDLETDSVFIFGVSKDQMDKFEVIGQDFDRELINGEITTKFL, encoded by the coding sequence ATGATTTATTTTTTGATATATGATATATCGGGAAACAAGGCACGAAATAGGGTCATAAATTACTCAAAAAATATCGGGTTATATCGAATTCAGAAAAGTGTTTTTTCTGGAAACACGTCGATAGAAAATATTAACGTTTTAAAAGAAAAAATACGTAAAACTATCGATTTAGAGACTGATTCAGTCTTTATTTTTGGAGTTAGTAAAGATCAGATGGATAAATTTGAAGTAATTGGGCAGGATTTTGACCGGGAATTGATAAACGGAGAAATTACTACAAAATTCCTGTAA
- a CDS encoding type III-B CRISPR module-associated protein Cmr3 gives MSNYLVKLTPIDRYFFGGNETFGDGKNTNYFVRSKEFPQQTSLLGMIKKEILIITGVYKEDFKEYREKELENTIGKTFKLSDSNQNHGIINSISPLFLLDNENNIYYKAPLDYGLTFVKSDGKCNFGNTEKEYLPFFENYDAKKGLPNKILSTKILSNRTDYELSEIFKEDVRIGINRKNGEEDGFYKQIFYRLKEGLSFAFVLNIDENNEHAKKFKIENDSHKNVCYIGADSSGFKLEIKEINDPSSYIMKNFTENDIQKGETSSKKFKRLLLVSDTFLKEEDYCEILNLSEFIIGETEKFRNMDTKSNKKSEKYVFLKRSSVIYSKTENSEKIKEKIENGSKCYENLNKIGYNVLKILGE, from the coding sequence ATGTCGAATTATTTGGTAAAATTGACTCCGATAGATAGGTATTTTTTTGGCGGGAATGAAACATTTGGGGATGGAAAAAATACGAATTATTTCGTTAGGTCTAAAGAATTTCCCCAACAGACAAGTCTTCTTGGAATGATAAAAAAGGAAATTTTAATCATTACTGGAGTTTATAAAGAAGATTTTAAAGAATATAGGGAAAAAGAATTGGAAAACACCATTGGAAAAACCTTTAAATTGTCCGATTCAAATCAAAATCACGGAATAATAAATTCTATTTCTCCGTTATTTTTGCTTGATAATGAAAATAACATATATTATAAAGCACCCCTCGACTATGGGCTGACTTTTGTAAAATCTGACGGTAAATGTAATTTTGGAAATACTGAAAAAGAGTATTTACCTTTTTTTGAAAATTACGATGCTAAAAAAGGCCTTCCAAACAAAATACTTTCTACTAAAATCTTGTCAAATAGAACAGATTATGAACTGTCGGAAATTTTTAAAGAGGATGTTAGAATTGGAATAAATAGAAAGAATGGGGAAGAAGATGGATTTTATAAACAAATATTCTACAGGCTAAAAGAAGGACTTTCTTTTGCATTCGTTCTGAATATTGATGAAAATAATGAACATGCAAAAAAATTTAAAATTGAAAATGACAGTCACAAAAACGTTTGTTATATTGGTGCGGATTCTTCAGGCTTTAAACTCGAAATAAAAGAAATTAATGACCCATCCAGTTATATTATGAAAAATTTTACTGAGAATGATATTCAAAAAGGCGAAACTTCCTCAAAAAAATTTAAAAGACTTTTGCTTGTTTCTGATACATTCTTAAAAGAAGAAGATTATTGTGAAATTTTAAATCTTTCTGAATTTATTATTGGAGAAACGGAAAAATTTAGAAACATGGATACGAAATCCAATAAAAAATCTGAAAAATATGTTTTCTTAAAACGAAGTTCAGTAATCTATTCAAAAACTGAAAATTCAGAAAAAATCAAGGAAAAAATAGAAAACGGATCAAAATGCTACGAAAATCTAAATAAAATAGGGTATAACGTTTTAAAAATTTTGGGTGAGTAA
- a CDS encoding type III-B CRISPR module-associated protein Cmr5 codes for MGKKEIEKYIPQALQLIGEHIASNGKVDNEYSGYISSFGASIIQSGLIPAVAFYSQPGKEGNVKDNRNKLMNVIYCLIHEKDNCDNKLLNDVISGTVSKEEVLDAAIATKLALRTFERVEPKKGENNDK; via the coding sequence ATGGGTAAAAAAGAAATTGAAAAATATATTCCACAAGCACTTCAACTTATAGGTGAACACATCGCTTCAAACGGAAAGGTAGATAATGAATATTCTGGTTATATTTCATCATTTGGAGCTTCAATAATCCAGTCAGGATTAATTCCCGCAGTTGCTTTTTACAGCCAGCCTGGAAAAGAAGGTAATGTCAAAGATAATAGAAATAAATTAATGAATGTTATTTACTGTCTAATCCATGAAAAAGATAATTGTGACAATAAACTTTTGAATGACGTTATTTCGGGTACAGTATCTAAAGAAGAAGTACTTGATGCTGCAATAGCAACAAAACTTGCACTCAGGACATTTGAACGTGTTGAACCTAAAAAAGGCGAAAACAATGACAAATGA
- the cas1 gene encoding CRISPR-associated endonuclease Cas1 produces the protein MKCVVNKYGSKISKSGNRIVIESKDGVFESSIENIEQVLICAPSSITTEFLELSVKNNVDVVLLNKYGKPVGRFFGNGIEKTALKRKQLKLTENWAGISIIKEFLSEKIENQIEHLNNISKENISEGSLSKSISKINKSKNMLLEIKGENIAEIRDQIQGLEGSVSKIYFRVLSKSLPKKYQFNGRSRKPAKDYFNCMLNYGYGMLYSEIEKICIISGIDPTIGILHTDGQNRKSFVFDYIEKYRNIIDKIVYESFLNETIKENFFKEVERGYLLDEEGRKHIISKFNGYLNMKVKKYGKTYTMADVMQKDAYKLSERILRS, from the coding sequence TTGAAGTGTGTAGTAAATAAGTACGGATCTAAAATATCGAAATCTGGAAACAGGATCGTGATTGAAAGTAAAGACGGGGTTTTTGAAAGTTCAATAGAAAATATAGAACAGGTTTTGATATGCGCACCTTCATCGATTACAACGGAGTTTTTGGAGCTTTCGGTGAAAAACAACGTTGATGTTGTGTTATTAAATAAATATGGAAAACCGGTTGGTAGATTTTTTGGAAATGGTATTGAAAAAACTGCTTTAAAACGAAAGCAGCTTAAATTAACAGAAAATTGGGCAGGAATTTCTATTATAAAGGAATTTTTATCCGAAAAAATTGAAAACCAAATTGAACACTTGAACAATATTTCAAAAGAAAACATTTCAGAGGGTAGTCTTTCTAAATCCATTTCTAAAATCAACAAGTCGAAAAATATGCTTTTGGAAATTAAGGGGGAAAATATCGCTGAAATTAGGGATCAAATACAGGGACTCGAAGGTTCAGTAAGCAAAATTTATTTCAGGGTGCTTTCAAAATCGCTTCCGAAAAAATACCAATTTAACGGGCGAAGCAGAAAACCTGCAAAAGACTACTTCAATTGCATGTTAAATTACGGATACGGAATGCTTTATTCGGAAATTGAAAAGATATGCATAATTTCTGGAATTGATCCCACAATTGGAATTTTACATACTGATGGGCAGAACCGGAAATCTTTTGTTTTTGACTACATTGAAAAATATAGAAATATTATAGATAAAATCGTTTATGAATCGTTTTTAAATGAAACTATCAAAGAAAATTTCTTTAAAGAAGTTGAAAGAGGATATTTGCTCGATGAAGAGGGTAGAAAACATATTATTTCAAAGTTTAACGGTTATTTAAACATGAAGGTTAAAAAATACGGTAAAACATATACTATGGCGGATGTTATGCAGAAAGATGCATATAAACTCTCAGAACGAATTTTAAGGAGTTAA
- a CDS encoding AAA family ATPase: protein MKINQISVKNLFDTIDHDIVLNDEGISIIHGVNGIGKTTFLKMIYSCFNDNPEKLKNFIFKEFNVHFEDNSVLNVLKNDDSIEYNFYSKTKKLNHSFKFLTAKTNIDDLKKLIGYFENSKDTNLADVLKNINLSEKKEEFPEWLKELLNSCKIYFIHTNRLNKISEYEKTKSLDLTVLEYSKDLVKKIEERLKKYGNLSEQLNKNFPINVIRCSIENRLSSEKITEELVNLDKRREKFVNLGILDPNDDAIIDPDEEFDLNNLKIDESDRDLFSVYLRDANKKLDVFEDLSVKLELLKRMVNSKFIDKELVIDQKEGFVFKSSNGKILTPSNLSSGEQHEIILLYELLFNINANSVVLIDEPELSLHVSWQQQFLRDLIEINAIKNFEIIIATHSPQIIHNRWDLTVGLGDDEEDEEYFEGDF from the coding sequence ATGAAAATAAACCAAATATCTGTAAAAAACCTTTTCGATACAATCGATCACGATATTGTACTAAACGATGAAGGAATTTCAATCATTCACGGGGTAAATGGGATTGGGAAAACCACTTTTTTAAAAATGATATACTCTTGCTTTAACGATAATCCCGAAAAACTGAAAAATTTTATTTTCAAAGAATTTAACGTACATTTTGAAGATAATTCTGTTTTAAACGTTTTAAAAAATGATGATTCTATTGAATACAATTTTTATTCAAAAACAAAAAAGTTAAACCATTCTTTCAAATTTTTAACTGCAAAAACGAATATTGATGATCTGAAAAAACTTATAGGATATTTTGAAAATAGCAAAGATACAAATCTGGCTGATGTTTTAAAAAATATCAATTTAAGTGAAAAAAAAGAAGAATTTCCAGAATGGCTCAAAGAACTTTTAAACTCCTGTAAGATTTATTTTATCCACACAAACAGGCTGAATAAAATTTCAGAGTACGAAAAAACAAAATCTCTTGATTTAACGGTTTTAGAGTATTCAAAAGACCTTGTTAAAAAAATCGAAGAAAGACTTAAAAAATACGGTAACCTCTCGGAACAGTTGAATAAAAATTTCCCGATAAATGTGATTCGTTGCAGCATCGAAAACCGGCTGTCTTCAGAAAAAATTACTGAGGAACTCGTAAATCTCGATAAAAGACGTGAAAAATTTGTAAATTTGGGTATTTTGGATCCAAATGATGATGCGATAATTGATCCTGATGAAGAATTTGATTTAAATAATTTAAAAATTGATGAAAGCGATAGGGACCTGTTTTCAGTTTATTTAAGGGATGCAAATAAAAAACTTGACGTATTTGAAGACCTGTCTGTAAAACTTGAATTATTAAAACGGATGGTAAATTCGAAATTCATAGATAAAGAATTGGTAATTGACCAAAAAGAAGGATTCGTCTTTAAAAGTTCAAATGGCAAAATATTAACTCCTTCAAACCTTTCTTCAGGGGAGCAGCATGAAATAATTTTACTCTACGAATTATTGTTTAATATAAATGCTAATTCAGTCGTTTTAATCGATGAACCGGAACTTTCACTTCACGTTTCATGGCAGCAGCAGTTTTTAAGGGATTTAATTGAAATAAATGCCATTAAAAATTTTGAAATAATAATTGCAACACATTCCCCACAAATTATCCACAACCGATGGGATTTAACCGTGGGACTTGGTGACGATGAAGAGGATGAAGAATATTTTGAAGGTGATTTCTAG
- a CDS encoding CRISPR-associated endonuclease Cas6 produces MAVLDYLIIKYPDLRLKMSDSQKVRGYFANKYSSELMFHNHENKSFLYGYPKIQYKVIDKIPHLVGISEGAILLKETAVNEDSIDVDGKTYISKIEVINEKAEFGISKMNTYEFKVPWMPINQENFKKYADSDNFEKEELLKRILAGNILSMAKGFEHTVSERILSDLNLDEITVKFKNKNMVGFKGTFECNFSIPNYLGLGKSVSRGFGTVKKVN; encoded by the coding sequence ATGGCAGTTTTAGATTATTTAATTATAAAATATCCGGATTTAAGACTTAAAATGAGCGATAGCCAAAAAGTTAGGGGTTACTTTGCAAACAAGTATTCAAGCGAATTGATGTTTCACAATCACGAAAATAAATCATTTTTGTACGGCTATCCAAAAATCCAGTATAAGGTAATCGATAAAATTCCCCATTTAGTCGGAATTTCTGAAGGGGCCATTTTATTAAAAGAAACCGCAGTTAACGAAGATTCCATTGACGTGGATGGAAAAACCTATATTTCTAAAATCGAAGTGATAAATGAAAAAGCAGAGTTTGGAATATCAAAAATGAATACTTACGAATTTAAAGTACCTTGGATGCCGATAAATCAGGAAAATTTTAAAAAATATGCCGATTCTGATAACTTTGAAAAAGAAGAGCTTTTAAAAAGAATTTTGGCAGGAAATATTCTTTCAATGGCAAAAGGATTTGAACACACTGTTTCTGAAAGAATATTGTCAGACTTGAATTTGGACGAAATAACTGTTAAATTTAAAAATAAAAACATGGTTGGATTTAAGGGGACTTTTGAGTGTAATTTTAGTATTCCTAATTATTTGGGGCTTGGAAAAAGCGTTTCTAGGGGATTTGGAACGGTTAAAAAAGTTAATTAA
- the cmr6 gene encoding type III-B CRISPR module RAMP protein Cmr6 produces the protein MTNDSNYVGNIGYYYQKLQFLGNEGEKKEWGEISKGKDNRDKIETLKKEIETNEEKLKKISFHFENEKILNYKPEHNNYDLKEIKIERLIFKTTYPGLLVGSGLNHEVGADEFKLGFSFDYTSGLPVIPGSSVKGVLRSAFPNDEKDPKFQYIKDKLATFGVNSEDINVLELKKEIFDGIKEENGDKNIRFNERDIFFDAVLTDNNNDKHIFGEDYITPHSDPLKNPIPVKFLKILPEIEFEFRFLLNDSKVNDKITANVKKELFKQILCDLGVGAKTNVGYGNLISTNLSSKNLDKKTEKSADKKTAPEKAGADETSWQDEYTKKTGKKVKNK, from the coding sequence ATGACAAATGATTCAAACTACGTCGGAAACATTGGTTATTACTACCAAAAACTCCAATTTTTAGGAAACGAAGGGGAAAAGAAAGAATGGGGAGAGATTTCAAAAGGAAAAGATAATCGGGATAAAATCGAAACGTTGAAAAAAGAAATCGAAACAAACGAGGAAAAACTTAAAAAAATTTCATTTCATTTTGAAAATGAAAAGATATTGAACTATAAACCAGAACACAATAACTACGACTTAAAGGAAATAAAAATTGAACGATTAATATTTAAAACAACTTATCCTGGACTTTTGGTTGGTTCAGGTTTAAACCATGAAGTGGGTGCAGATGAATTTAAACTCGGATTTTCATTTGATTACACGTCAGGACTTCCAGTAATCCCAGGATCATCAGTAAAGGGGGTTTTGAGAAGTGCATTTCCAAATGACGAAAAAGATCCTAAATTTCAATACATAAAAGATAAGTTAGCCACCTTTGGAGTAAATTCTGAAGATATTAACGTTTTAGAATTAAAAAAAGAAATATTTGATGGAATAAAAGAAGAAAATGGCGATAAGAATATTCGATTTAATGAAAGAGATATATTTTTTGATGCCGTTTTAACCGATAATAACAATGATAAACATATATTTGGGGAAGACTATATCACACCGCATTCTGATCCACTAAAAAACCCAATTCCCGTGAAATTTTTGAAAATTTTACCTGAAATTGAATTTGAATTCAGATTTTTATTAAATGACAGTAAAGTAAATGATAAAATAACTGCAAACGTTAAAAAAGAATTATTTAAGCAGATTTTATGTGATCTGGGAGTTGGTGCAAAAACTAACGTTGGATACGGAAATCTGATTTCCACAAATTTGTCTTCGAAAAATTTGGACAAAAAAACAGAAAAAAGTGCCGATAAAAAAACAGCCCCTGAAAAAGCAGGTGCCGATGAAACCTCATGGCAAGATGAATATACGAAAAAGACCGGAAAAAAAGTTAAAAATAAATAA
- a CDS encoding CorA family divalent cation transporter, protein MSDDIKSYHIFMFPFKWSVSSNKEITFDEKTDIKKVIELMKKSDWSYKYTNYKTLNSEEYNEYVYFYDNVRNAMFSEMPEHSNDSKKQCVFNYEYNQWNNPKYTIRVKQKSKEDLEYKLDIDSIKLKLYEAGIGILSFQLSNTEYSEFEDILKINEYGRRIYPQYVGNIGKKCDILPTKSSFLANSIKLECSDNTIEENFNGSIKNGFADPYYISQTITKILGDNFKAENPEDKNSDGKITFKKLIDDRMFTICWCKNDDRIRNLKRRSKKLETYGYSISKDWCKYIFVDGNDVSCKSHEMLPTLVENHTYNRWIDDSTLYGFSRYSFVCLTNSGWFPENIIKKHMQTIYYEMISLLLAQRVGILNFSDEVSDISALDNTSTVVEKIRNLKKNYIQFINRIYHREVTAQDQGIELYNLLSNCMGIEKNVKDLDQELDSLHQYATLMDDKKTNEKLNLLTILGAFLAVPALATGFFGMNFVDFTQGTSENVVSNTSGALFSNVLDFTVNTIFLSTSYLSVWAWIFMYTLAPLCAIGYVYIMYTKNKKECENIKKEFFIKLSEKYTTSPKLTGTILIIIAYCIFAMLISTAFSLITHIFPGIYAYSFLTGHFAFILTSLISIMSVLKIIEEIKRRID, encoded by the coding sequence ATGTCAGACGATATAAAAAGTTACCACATATTTATGTTTCCATTCAAATGGTCTGTTAGTAGCAATAAAGAAATTACTTTTGACGAAAAAACGGATATTAAAAAAGTAATTGAATTAATGAAAAAGAGTGATTGGTCCTACAAGTATACGAATTACAAAACACTAAACTCTGAAGAATATAATGAATACGTTTACTTTTATGATAATGTTAGAAATGCAATGTTTAGCGAAATGCCTGAACACTCTAATGATTCCAAAAAACAGTGTGTCTTTAATTATGAGTATAACCAGTGGAATAACCCAAAGTATACCATTCGAGTTAAACAGAAATCTAAAGAGGACTTAGAGTATAAGTTAGACATTGATTCCATAAAATTAAAACTATACGAAGCAGGGATTGGAATTTTATCTTTTCAGTTATCCAATACTGAGTACTCTGAATTTGAAGATATCTTAAAAATAAATGAATATGGCCGGAGAATTTATCCCCAATATGTTGGAAACATTGGAAAAAAATGTGACATATTACCTACAAAATCAAGTTTTCTTGCAAATTCTATAAAACTCGAATGTTCTGATAATACAATTGAAGAAAATTTTAATGGATCGATAAAAAACGGTTTTGCCGACCCATACTACATTTCACAAACAATAACGAAAATTTTAGGGGATAATTTTAAAGCTGAAAATCCCGAAGATAAAAATTCAGATGGAAAAATCACCTTTAAAAAATTAATCGATGACAGGATGTTTACTATTTGCTGGTGTAAAAACGATGACAGGATTCGGAATTTAAAACGTAGATCTAAAAAACTTGAAACCTACGGGTATTCAATATCAAAAGACTGGTGCAAATATATATTTGTAGATGGAAATGATGTATCTTGTAAAAGTCATGAAATGCTACCAACATTAGTGGAAAATCATACTTACAACAGATGGATAGACGACTCCACATTGTATGGATTTTCGAGATATTCATTTGTATGTTTAACCAATTCTGGATGGTTTCCTGAAAATATTATTAAAAAACATATGCAAACAATATATTATGAAATGATATCATTACTTCTTGCACAACGTGTCGGAATCTTAAATTTTTCTGACGAAGTTTCTGACATTTCCGCACTAGACAATACCTCAACAGTTGTGGAAAAAATTAGGAACCTAAAAAAGAATTACATCCAGTTCATCAATAGGATTTACCACCGGGAAGTTACTGCACAAGATCAGGGAATCGAATTATACAATTTACTTAGCAACTGCATGGGTATTGAAAAAAATGTAAAAGATTTAGATCAGGAACTCGATTCATTGCATCAGTACGCAACATTGATGGATGATAAAAAAACCAATGAAAAATTAAATTTATTAACCATATTAGGGGCATTTTTAGCAGTTCCTGCACTTGCAACAGGATTTTTTGGAATGAATTTTGTGGATTTTACCCAAGGCACTTCAGAAAATGTAGTGTCCAATACTTCGGGGGCATTATTTAGCAATGTCTTGGATTTTACGGTAAATACTATCTTCTTATCGACCAGCTATTTGTCGGTTTGGGCATGGATTTTTATGTATACCCTGGCCCCATTATGTGCCATAGGATATGTTTACATAATGTATACTAAAAATAAGAAAGAATGCGAAAATATAAAAAAGGAGTTTTTTATAAAATTATCTGAAAAATATACCACGTCTCCCAAATTAACCGGCACCATATTGATTATTATTGCATATTGTATTTTTGCAATGCTTATTTCAACAGCCTTTAGTTTAATAACACACATATTTCCGGGGATTTATGCATATTCATTCTTGACGGGTCATTTTGCATTTATATTAACCAGCTTAATTTCAATCATGTCTGTACTTAAAATAATAGAAGAGATTAAACGAAGAATTGATTAA
- the cas10 gene encoding type III-B CRISPR-associated protein Cas10/Cmr2, translating into MTKYIGLTIGPIYETLNNAKKTGALWGSSYIFSYIMKNIIKEFKEREIIVPYCVNEGKEYEKYYEKELGAGVFPDRFIFKSENRDYEKLENIIDKLLNKISESIWEDIQKSGYKNLDNTKISEFLKQYFKIYYLEKDVPNGKNPIFELNKYLDVLELQPKYVTQSNIYTKEEKVFENPLELFFHNRIIKESFLAEDCFKSETDDSKDFSRWIKSIPELASAELKITNPDEYIKLEELSNPKNFTDDNDLEKKIYSNLKKYPKYLKYYAVVQADGDNMGKIISKLNSADDFNNFSKKLFEYAVDSSKLIKEYGGLPIFAGGDDLLFIAPVKNGEKTIFDLVGDIDNRFEEIFDVEIKDPEISPSPSLSYGISINYYKHPLYEALSNARTQLFGVAKEYSGKNAVAVNVRKHSGQTFDLCFGKNKESYKKFNELLNVTLKNSEESEKILNSIKFKLSNEKAIVDEIGKDEIKLKNYFENSFKKDIHKNSDLNKIISYVNGVYGDELKDPIKKIDASLRFLSFLNEKMGAE; encoded by the coding sequence ATGACTAAATATATCGGGCTTACGATCGGGCCAATTTACGAAACATTGAATAATGCCAAAAAAACGGGTGCACTATGGGGTTCAAGTTATATTTTTTCATATATCATGAAAAATATAATCAAAGAGTTTAAAGAGCGGGAAATAATCGTTCCATATTGTGTAAATGAAGGAAAAGAATATGAAAAATATTATGAAAAAGAACTCGGTGCAGGGGTATTTCCAGACCGATTTATTTTCAAATCCGAAAATAGGGACTACGAAAAACTTGAAAATATAATTGATAAATTATTAAACAAAATTTCAGAAAGTATTTGGGAGGATATCCAAAAATCGGGATACAAAAATCTGGATAATACTAAAATATCCGAGTTTTTAAAACAATATTTTAAAATTTATTATCTTGAAAAAGACGTGCCTAATGGAAAAAATCCGATATTTGAGTTAAACAAATATTTGGATGTTTTAGAGTTACAGCCAAAATATGTTACCCAATCTAATATTTATACAAAAGAAGAAAAAGTCTTTGAAAACCCATTGGAACTATTTTTTCACAATAGAATAATAAAAGAGAGTTTTTTAGCCGAAGATTGTTTTAAATCTGAAACCGACGATTCTAAAGATTTTAGTAGATGGATCAAATCTATTCCTGAACTTGCATCAGCAGAACTAAAAATAACTAACCCTGATGAATATATAAAACTAGAAGAACTTTCAAATCCGAAAAATTTCACTGATGATAACGATTTGGAAAAAAAGATTTACAGTAACTTAAAAAAATACCCCAAATACTTAAAGTATTATGCTGTAGTTCAGGCTGACGGCGACAATATGGGAAAAATTATTTCTAAACTTAATTCCGCCGATGATTTTAATAATTTTTCGAAAAAGCTATTTGAATATGCTGTAGATTCATCTAAACTAATAAAAGAATACGGGGGACTGCCAATTTTTGCAGGTGGTGATGATCTTTTATTTATTGCACCTGTAAAAAACGGAGAAAAAACCATTTTTGATTTAGTTGGTGACATAGATAACCGTTTTGAAGAAATTTTTGATGTTGAGATAAAAGATCCTGAAATATCACCGTCTCCTTCGCTTTCATACGGCATTTCAATTAATTACTACAAACACCCGCTTTACGAAGCCCTTTCTAATGCAAGAACTCAACTTTTCGGAGTTGCAAAAGAATATTCAGGTAAAAATGCAGTTGCGGTAAACGTTAGAAAACACAGTGGTCAGACATTTGATTTGTGTTTCGGAAAAAATAAAGAATCGTATAAAAAATTTAATGAATTATTGAATGTAACTTTGAAAAATTCTGAAGAAAGTGAAAAAATACTAAATTCAATAAAATTCAAACTTTCAAACGAAAAGGCCATTGTAGACGAAATAGGGAAGGATGAAATCAAATTAAAAAATTACTTTGAAAATTCATTTAAAAAAGATATTCATAAAAATTCTGATTTGAATAAAATTATTTCTTACGTGAATGGTGTTTACGGGGACGAACTTAAAGACCCGATTAAAAAGATAGACGCTTCCTTGCGGTTTTTAAGTTTCTTAAATGAAAAAATGGGGGCGGAATAA